The following DNA comes from Miscanthus floridulus cultivar M001 chromosome 5, ASM1932011v1, whole genome shotgun sequence.
tgctgacggtgatgaccccacctgggctcggcatcttcagcttgaggtaggtgtagttggggatggccatgaacttcgcgtagcatggtcgtcctaggatggcgtggtaagttCTGTGGAACCCCACCTCTTCGAAAATGAGGGTCTTCATCCTATAGTTGGACGGACCcctaaaggtgatgggtagatcaatctgcccaaggggcatggcctgctttccaagCATGATGCCATGAAAGGGCGCTCCAGTTGGCCGTATGCGTGCTCGATCAACACCCATAGTGTCGAGcgtctcggcgtacatgatgttgaggccgctgcctccatccatcagtactttggtgagccacttcgtgccgacgattgggtcgaccacgagcAGGTATCTCCCTAGCTACGGGATGCTCTCCGGGTGGTctgtccgatcaaaggttatagtGGACTCTGACCAAcggaggaaggcaggtgtggTCGGTTTGGTCgcatagacctcgcggcgcgtgatcttctagcggcgcttggagtcataggcctctGATCCTCCAaatatcatgaggcagccatccagtgtTGGAAAGGTGCCATCCTTCCCCTCAGCGTTTTCCATGGTAGGGtcggggtccttcccatgctcccctttgttggaacctctagacaagaaccacttcatgagggcgtagtccttgtacagatgcttgatggggaaggcatggtttgggcatggcccctcgagtagtttttcgaagtggttcagagtgccctctacgggcttccgaccacccctatggtcagcagcggccatgagagagccctcgcgccgttgcttgttgttcttcttt
Coding sequences within:
- the LOC136454510 gene encoding uncharacterized protein, which codes for MDGGSGLNIMYAETLDTMGVDRARIRPTGAPFHGIMLGKQAMPLGQIDLPITFRGPSNYRMKTLIFEEVGFHRTYHAILGRPCYAKFMAIPNYTYLKLKMPSPGGVITVSTSFQCAYECEVECCDHAIAIIASRELVALRQEVAEEAPDPKWSTGSFEPVEGSKEVLVDPKSAEGKTVRIGTTLSSK